A window of Rubricoccus marinus contains these coding sequences:
- the pheT gene encoding phenylalanine--tRNA ligase subunit beta, which yields MYLSLNWLKDYVQPDLSPEALSDLLTMAGLEVDGMEVSGPSLDGVVVGRVLTAEQHPNADRLRVCTVDIGGSPEASGESEPVQIVCGAPNVAAGQMVPVATVGTVLMLPDRETGEPTPVTIKKGKIRGEVSFGMICAEDELGLGDDHDGILVLDTDATPGTPLAEVIALPGDIVYDIALTPNRPDAASHIGVARDVAALTDTVLTLPQVDTPEASGEVNERITVEIEDTDGCARYAAMLVTGVTVAPSPDWLRERLEAIGVRPINNVVDVTNFVLHEMGQPLHAFDLAHIAGDTIRVRASRAGEKVTTLDDVERELPEGTLLICDKERPVAVAGVMGAANSEVSDSTTDVLIESAYFDPARIRSAAKALSMQTDASYRFERGVDPTAQVRAASRAAALIAEVGGGTVASGAIDENPVRFEPTVVTVRPERARMLIGAEIADDEMITLLQAIGFEVAESGADTLQAFADGAFASGHVAEAASDASGAGLRVVVPPFRPDVEREVDVIEEIARLWGYDNVPTPRTAPVALVPTPEAPAERLLAAARTQLAALGFRELFTNSLVPSETAERYAGADWTGQETRTVETLNPISQEIAAMRPSLLHGLVNAAAYNQKRGASDLRLFESGHVYARSTDASQPVEGFAEHTALAFAISGLAQQQRWDAPTRASDFYDLKGVVMAVLSASGVTGIEETPRREPSGLTAYALELSARGQRLGVIARVSDAVAEAADLAAPLFAAELDWDAVARVAARGLTRYEAISRFPTVDRDLALVLDAEQPVGPLAETIRRAGGPLLQDVRLFDLYTGDRIEAGKKSAAFTLVFGADRTLRDKEVDGRVKKIVRTLEHQHGATLRA from the coding sequence ATGTACCTATCTCTCAACTGGCTCAAGGACTACGTCCAGCCTGATCTCTCGCCAGAGGCGCTCTCGGACCTGCTCACGATGGCGGGCCTCGAAGTCGACGGCATGGAGGTCTCCGGCCCCTCGTTGGACGGCGTCGTCGTCGGGCGCGTGCTGACGGCGGAGCAGCACCCGAACGCGGACCGCCTGCGCGTCTGCACCGTCGACATCGGCGGCTCGCCAGAGGCCTCTGGCGAGAGCGAGCCCGTCCAGATCGTGTGCGGCGCGCCAAACGTGGCCGCGGGCCAGATGGTGCCGGTCGCGACCGTCGGGACTGTGCTCATGCTGCCCGACCGCGAGACGGGAGAGCCGACGCCGGTGACGATCAAAAAGGGCAAGATCCGCGGCGAGGTATCCTTCGGGATGATCTGCGCCGAGGACGAGCTCGGCCTCGGAGACGACCACGACGGCATCCTCGTGCTTGACACCGACGCCACTCCCGGTACGCCTCTGGCGGAGGTCATCGCGCTCCCCGGCGACATCGTCTACGACATCGCGCTCACGCCCAACCGGCCCGACGCGGCCAGCCACATCGGCGTCGCCCGCGACGTGGCGGCGCTGACCGACACGGTTCTGACGCTTCCCCAAGTCGACACGCCAGAGGCCTCTGGCGAGGTCAATGAGCGCATCACGGTCGAGATCGAGGACACAGACGGATGCGCCCGCTACGCGGCGATGCTCGTGACGGGCGTGACCGTCGCGCCCAGCCCGGACTGGCTCCGCGAGCGGCTGGAGGCCATCGGCGTGCGCCCGATCAACAACGTGGTGGACGTGACCAACTTCGTGCTCCACGAGATGGGCCAGCCGCTCCACGCGTTCGACCTCGCGCACATCGCGGGCGATACCATCCGGGTCCGCGCGAGTCGAGCCGGCGAGAAGGTGACCACGCTGGACGACGTGGAGCGCGAACTCCCCGAGGGCACGCTGCTCATCTGCGACAAGGAGCGGCCTGTGGCCGTGGCCGGCGTAATGGGCGCCGCCAACTCCGAAGTCTCTGATAGCACAACCGACGTGCTGATCGAGAGCGCGTACTTCGACCCCGCGCGCATCCGCAGCGCGGCAAAGGCGCTGAGCATGCAGACCGACGCCAGCTACCGCTTCGAGCGCGGCGTGGACCCAACCGCTCAGGTGCGTGCGGCCTCTCGCGCCGCCGCGCTGATCGCCGAGGTGGGCGGCGGAACGGTCGCCTCTGGCGCCATCGACGAGAACCCCGTTCGGTTCGAGCCGACCGTTGTCACCGTGCGCCCTGAGCGCGCGCGGATGCTGATCGGCGCCGAGATCGCCGACGACGAGATGATCACGCTGCTCCAGGCCATCGGCTTCGAGGTGGCGGAATCGGGCGCGGACACGTTGCAGGCCTTTGCCGACGGCGCCTTCGCCAGCGGCCACGTCGCCGAGGCCGCGTCGGACGCCTCTGGCGCCGGGCTCCGCGTGGTCGTCCCGCCCTTCCGCCCCGACGTGGAGCGCGAGGTCGACGTGATCGAAGAGATCGCGCGGCTCTGGGGCTACGACAACGTGCCCACGCCGCGGACGGCGCCGGTCGCGCTCGTGCCCACGCCAGAGGCCCCGGCCGAGCGGCTTCTCGCGGCTGCGCGAACACAACTCGCCGCGCTGGGCTTCCGCGAGCTGTTCACCAACTCCCTCGTGCCGTCCGAGACCGCCGAGCGGTACGCGGGCGCCGACTGGACCGGGCAGGAAACGCGGACCGTCGAGACGCTCAACCCGATCTCGCAGGAGATCGCGGCGATGCGCCCGAGTCTGCTGCATGGCCTGGTCAACGCCGCGGCCTACAACCAGAAGCGCGGCGCGTCCGACCTCCGCCTCTTCGAGAGCGGGCACGTCTACGCGCGCAGCACGGACGCCAGCCAGCCCGTCGAGGGCTTTGCCGAGCACACCGCGCTCGCCTTCGCGATCTCGGGGCTCGCACAGCAGCAGCGCTGGGACGCGCCCACCCGCGCGTCCGACTTCTACGACCTCAAGGGCGTCGTAATGGCCGTCCTGTCTGCCTCTGGCGTGACCGGCATCGAGGAGACCCCGCGCCGCGAGCCCTCGGGTCTGACGGCCTACGCGCTGGAGCTCTCCGCCAGAGGCCAGCGCCTCGGTGTGATCGCGCGCGTGAGCGATGCGGTGGCGGAGGCGGCCGACCTCGCCGCGCCGCTCTTCGCCGCCGAACTCGACTGGGACGCCGTCGCCCGCGTCGCCGCAAGAGGCCTCACGCGCTACGAAGCGATCTCGCGCTTCCCGACCGTCGACCGCGACCTCGCGCTCGTGCTCGACGCCGAGCAGCCTGTCGGGCCTCTGGCGGAGACGATCCGCCGCGCCGGCGGGCCGCTGCTTCAGGACGTGCGCCTGTTCGACCTCTACACCGGCGACCGGATCGAGGCGGGCAAGAAGAGCGCGGCATTCACGCTCGTCTTCGGCGCCGACCGCACGCTCCGCGACAAGGAGGTGGACGGCCGCGTTAAGAAGATCGTCCGCACCCTGGAGCACCAGCACGGCGCGACGCTGCGCGCGTAG
- a CDS encoding cell division protein ZapA has protein sequence MSETPPRSLNPSPHGDAPLRSIRVRILDRDYPLRVAPADEAYTLHLAKYVDGRLRQIRSGIPHQPDLTHAIIGTLEMAEELFAARAEIDQLRARVEVEAKDLSKRLDEALRRPTSGDGATTPSPE, from the coding sequence ATGAGTGAGACCCCGCCCCGCTCGCTGAACCCCAGTCCGCACGGCGACGCGCCCCTGCGCTCGATCCGCGTGCGCATCCTGGACCGGGACTACCCGCTCCGCGTCGCCCCCGCTGACGAGGCGTACACGCTGCACCTCGCGAAGTACGTCGACGGACGCTTGCGCCAGATCCGCAGCGGGATCCCGCACCAGCCCGACCTCACGCATGCCATCATCGGCACGCTGGAGATGGCCGAGGAGCTGTTCGCCGCCCGCGCCGAGATCGACCAGCTCCGGGCCCGCGTGGAAGTAGAGGCCAAAGACCTCTCGAAGCGCCTGGACGAGGCCCTGCGCCGCCCCACCTCGGGCGACGGCGCCACCACGCCCTCGCCCGAATAG
- the pheS gene encoding phenylalanine--tRNA ligase subunit alpha: MSDTATPLDAEIDALQAEIDAAPLASGDEAEAFRVRFLGRKAGAVTALFGKIGSVPPEARRAVGQKLNALRQSAEARLDEMQSAASGASAEATDLDLTLPGRIPAPLAPGSLHPLTQTLESIQDIFAQFGFAVARGPEIEDDWHNFSALNFPANHPARDMQDTFFLEPPAPEGRGIVLRTHTSPVQVRVMEEAVRSGGGPPIRVIAPGRVFRNEAVSFKSYFMFHQVEGLVIDEGVSFADLKAVIFAFARAFFGGEPKMRFRPSFFPFTEPSAEVDVWWEDESLPGGGRWLEILGCGMVDPNVLDSVGIDSERYTGYAFGMGVERMAQIRYDVDDIRLYYENDQRFLRQF, encoded by the coding sequence ATGTCCGACACCGCCACCCCTCTCGACGCCGAGATCGACGCCCTCCAGGCTGAGATCGACGCCGCGCCGCTCGCCTCTGGCGACGAGGCCGAAGCCTTCCGCGTCCGCTTTCTCGGGCGCAAAGCTGGCGCCGTGACGGCGCTCTTCGGCAAGATCGGCAGCGTGCCGCCCGAGGCCCGCCGTGCCGTCGGCCAGAAGCTCAACGCGCTGCGGCAGAGCGCCGAGGCGCGCCTGGACGAGATGCAGAGCGCGGCCTCTGGCGCGAGTGCCGAGGCGACCGACCTCGACCTCACGCTGCCCGGCCGCATCCCCGCGCCTCTGGCGCCGGGCTCGCTGCACCCGCTGACCCAGACGCTGGAGTCCATCCAGGACATCTTCGCGCAGTTCGGCTTCGCGGTCGCCAGAGGCCCCGAGATCGAGGACGACTGGCACAACTTCAGCGCGCTCAACTTCCCGGCGAACCACCCGGCGCGCGACATGCAGGACACGTTCTTCCTGGAGCCGCCGGCGCCAGAGGGACGTGGCATCGTGCTGCGCACGCACACGTCGCCGGTCCAGGTGCGCGTGATGGAGGAGGCCGTGCGCTCCGGCGGTGGGCCGCCCATCCGCGTGATCGCGCCCGGCCGCGTGTTCCGCAACGAGGCGGTGAGCTTCAAGAGCTACTTCATGTTCCACCAGGTGGAGGGCCTGGTGATCGATGAGGGCGTGAGCTTCGCAGACCTCAAGGCGGTCATCTTCGCCTTCGCGCGGGCGTTTTTCGGCGGCGAACCGAAGATGCGCTTCCGCCCCAGCTTCTTCCCCTTCACCGAGCCCTCGGCCGAGGTCGACGTGTGGTGGGAGGACGAGTCTCTCCCCGGCGGCGGGCGCTGGCTCGAGATCCTCGGCTGCGGCATGGTGGACCCCAACGTGCTGGACTCCGTCGGCATCGACAGCGAGCGGTACACCGGCTACGCCTTCGGCATGGGCGTCGAGCGCATGGCGCAGATCCGCTACGACGTGGACGACATCCGGCTCTACTACGAGAACGACCAGCGCTTCCTCCGTCAGTTCTGA
- the rny gene encoding ribonuclease Y yields the protein MDPLLPVLAAALLALVLGIVAGRWWGGRVAEARMGERIRAAETTASGARADAEAARTELNQARADLQSQRDVLKEDREAYRERKARFEQRTAEAKEKHAAIRAKLESARQKLAARRDRITATEAALAQASAALEALTAEASKSQEDAAALAETVKTRASGVARRQQEVATREKDVEERSAALAQQELRLETLVGQHLDKLEAVADLSRDQARQRLMDEMERDAKLEAARLVKDARDEARLTADREAKKLIIKSVQRLAAPTTIEHTVSPIALPREDMKGRVIGREGRNIRAFEAATGVEVVVDDTPDAVLVSAFEPVRREIARLSMEKLLADGRIHPARIEEVVEKTRAEIEEEIIASGEQAALDLEIHGLHPELIRMVGRMRYRASYGQNLLAHSIEVAKLASVMAAELGLDARKARRAGLLHDIGKVTEEPLESPHAIAGMELAMRYKEHPDVSNAVGAHHDEVPMSSLIAPLVQAADAASGARPGARREALERYVQRLQHLESIATDFEGVQQAYAIQAGRELRVIVSPEAISDAIAESLSRDISNRIEREMEYPGQIRVTVIREVRSISVAK from the coding sequence ATGGATCCCCTCCTGCCCGTCCTCGCCGCTGCCCTGCTTGCCCTCGTGCTCGGCATCGTCGCTGGCCGGTGGTGGGGAGGCCGCGTGGCCGAGGCGCGCATGGGCGAGCGCATCCGCGCCGCCGAAACCACGGCCTCTGGCGCCCGCGCCGACGCCGAGGCGGCCCGAACCGAGCTCAACCAGGCACGCGCCGACCTGCAGTCGCAGCGCGACGTGCTCAAGGAGGACCGCGAGGCGTACCGCGAGCGGAAAGCGCGCTTTGAGCAGCGCACCGCCGAGGCCAAGGAAAAGCACGCCGCCATCCGGGCCAAGCTGGAATCGGCCCGCCAGAAGCTCGCCGCCCGCCGTGACCGCATCACCGCGACTGAGGCCGCGCTCGCCCAGGCGTCCGCCGCGCTGGAGGCGCTCACCGCCGAGGCCTCGAAAAGCCAGGAGGACGCCGCCGCGCTCGCCGAAACCGTCAAGACGCGCGCCAGCGGCGTCGCCCGGCGTCAGCAAGAAGTCGCCACGCGCGAGAAGGACGTAGAGGAGCGGAGTGCGGCCCTCGCGCAGCAGGAACTCCGCCTCGAAACGCTTGTCGGCCAGCACCTCGACAAGCTCGAAGCCGTCGCGGACCTCTCGCGAGACCAGGCCCGCCAGAGGCTCATGGACGAGATGGAGCGCGACGCCAAGCTCGAAGCCGCGCGCCTCGTCAAGGACGCCCGCGATGAAGCCCGTCTGACGGCAGACCGCGAGGCCAAAAAGCTCATCATCAAAAGCGTCCAGCGCCTCGCCGCGCCGACGACGATCGAGCACACGGTCTCTCCCATCGCGCTCCCGCGTGAGGACATGAAAGGTCGCGTGATCGGCCGCGAGGGCCGCAACATCCGCGCGTTCGAAGCCGCGACGGGCGTCGAGGTCGTCGTGGACGATACGCCGGACGCCGTGCTCGTGAGCGCCTTCGAGCCCGTCCGGCGCGAGATCGCGAGGCTCTCGATGGAGAAGCTTCTGGCGGACGGACGGATCCACCCGGCCCGGATTGAGGAGGTCGTCGAAAAGACGCGCGCCGAGATCGAAGAGGAGATCATCGCCTCTGGCGAGCAGGCGGCGCTGGACCTGGAGATCCACGGCCTCCACCCCGAACTGATCCGCATGGTGGGCCGGATGCGGTACCGCGCGAGCTACGGCCAGAACCTGCTCGCGCACTCCATCGAGGTGGCCAAGCTGGCCAGCGTGATGGCCGCAGAACTGGGTCTGGACGCCCGCAAAGCGCGCCGCGCCGGGCTCTTGCACGACATCGGCAAGGTGACCGAGGAGCCGTTGGAATCGCCGCACGCCATCGCAGGTATGGAGCTCGCGATGCGCTACAAGGAGCACCCCGACGTGTCCAACGCCGTCGGCGCGCACCACGACGAGGTGCCGATGTCGTCGCTGATCGCGCCGCTCGTGCAGGCCGCCGACGCCGCCTCTGGCGCCCGCCCCGGCGCCCGCCGCGAGGCGCTGGAGCGCTACGTGCAGCGCCTGCAGCACCTGGAATCCATCGCGACGGACTTTGAAGGCGTGCAGCAGGCCTACGCCATTCAGGCCGGCCGCGAGCTCCGCGTGATCGTCTCGCCAGAGGCCATCTCGGACGCCATCGCCGAAAGCCTCTCGCGCGACATCTCGAACCGCATCGAGCGCGAGATGGAGTACCCCGGCCAGATCCGTGTCACAGTGATCCGCGAAGTGAGGAGCATCTCCGTCGCCAAGTGA